GGAGATTGAAGTAATTTACCATGTCTGGTCGATCGATAAAAAGATTTTAATTGGTTTGAGAACAAGAATCCCAAGGGATAACCCAGTTCTAAAGTCCCTCATTGGAGTATGGGAAGGGGCGCTCTATTTTGAGAGGGAAACATGGGAGATGTTTGGGATAAAGTTCGAGGGGCATCCAAATCTGTCCATACTACTTCTTCCTGAAGATTGGGATGGAATACCTCCATTAAGAAAGGATTTTGTCCTCCCTAAAAAACCTCAAGAGTAAAATGGGGAGTTAAAGATTATGCCTGTTATGAGATTGAGCATGGGACCGCAACACCCAGTAACAAGTCATTTTAGGTTTCTGGTTGATGTTGATGGTGATGAAGTCTTAAACTTTGAATGGGATGTAGGGTACACACATCGAGGAATAGAGAAGTTAGTAGAGAACAGAATATATCTCCAGAATATACCTGTTGTCGAGAGAATCAATAGCTATTGTGATGCCATTGGTACAACTCTTGGATATGTTGAGGTTGTAGAAGAGTTAATGGGTGTGGAGATACCCGAGAGGGCAAAGTATCTAAGGGTTATTGTAGCTGAGCTGAATAGGATCGCAAGTCACCTATATGCTGTATGCCTGGTAGGCATTTCAGCCGGGTTTGAGACTATGTTGATGTGGTGCATAAATGAGAGAGAATTGATATTAGACTTACTAGTTCAACTATCTGGTCAAAGAATAACCTATACATATCCTACAATAGGTGGAGTCCGCTGGGATATGCCTGATGGGTTTAAAGAAGAAGCTTTGAAAAGGCTCGACTATCTTGAGAAGAGGCTTGAAGATTATTATAAGATGATGGCTTGGAATCGTACTTTCGAGATGCGCTTTAAAAACGTAGGTATCTTAAAACCTTCAGATGCGATAAGATTAGGGATAGTTGGACCTAACCTTAGAGCTTCTGGAGTGAAGGCTGATGTCAGAAAAGATGAACCGTATGAAGTT
This window of the Candidatus Methylarchaceae archaeon HK02M2 genome carries:
- a CDS encoding NADH-quinone oxidoreductase subunit C; its protein translation is MSGNTVEDQVVENVKASFPNDVLDTEVQRKGRVSISVKRDKIYDLGIFLRDQLGFDHIASVSGVDYINEKEIEVIYHVWSIDKKILIGLRTRIPRDNPVLKSLIGVWEGALYFERETWEMFGIKFEGHPNLSILLLPEDWDGIPPLRKDFVLPKKPQE
- a CDS encoding NADH-quinone oxidoreductase subunit D; the protein is MPVMRLSMGPQHPVTSHFRFLVDVDGDEVLNFEWDVGYTHRGIEKLVENRIYLQNIPVVERINSYCDAIGTTLGYVEVVEELMGVEIPERAKYLRVIVAELNRIASHLYAVCLVGISAGFETMLMWCINERELILDLLVQLSGQRITYTYPTIGGVRWDMPDGFKEEALKRLDYLEKRLEDYYKMMAWNRTFEMRFKNVGILKPSDAIRLGIVGPNLRASGVKADVRKDEPYEVYDRFDFEVPIGKNGDCYDRASMRLKEIEQSIVILRQALKEIPEGPLKVGTPPTAPKGETYSRVESARGEFGYYLISDGKSKPYRLKISTPSFRNLPALPHLCKNIPLGDIPVIFITFDYIPLDVDR